One Setaria viridis chromosome 3, Setaria_viridis_v4.0, whole genome shotgun sequence DNA window includes the following coding sequences:
- the LOC140222245 gene encoding uncharacterized protein, giving the protein MEPPPWIDPGNAFRIVVKVEKYKACAESAKYIGDLVSVDVDSEDEWKVRKNEHFESMIKHRWNVGVANVRVEVVDRWNEGYQNVNSCAGSVGNSGVGTSGVTNEGASEYCTSPAQHEQAQPDIVDWSTLTILPETQQDGEAYVLADEDRVYEAMGFKAADEAAAQAAAQAAAEDDPAIPDIPPDVQAKMHEAGINVDDNEPSEPILEWDRDNPDMRVGTIYPNMVDFRLAVRQHAIVNEFALGTEKSDKERFRGHCLAKGCPWVIRARTKADGSVRVQINNELHKCASRSRVLGRMANQAWVAERAIPLLKRKPGMGAADVKEALEDKYKIKINYQTVWYGRQRAADKLFGKWDDSFDWLYRFKAEVELRQPGSVVEIDTVKVGEKHHFNRFFCAFRGSIDGFLYGCRPYISIDSTALNGQWNGHMPAALALDGHNWMFPLAFGFFDSETKDNWIWFMEQLGKAIGVLPRMAICTDACKGLESAVKHVFPWAKQRECFRHLMENMKKKFTGNVYAENMWPAARAYSAGKHNYFMSKVLEASPEVGKWLEEHHNLLWARSKFSPDIKCDYILNNLAESWNAWIKEFKDLPLHCLVDAIREKGVVMFERRRRIGRALNGVILPAVIHQLNAASKGIGHLKVTKGLPHQAEVTEIYKDEEVRRHVVYLNEQSCTCREWQVTGKPCPHALAVITTVRQPDYEKFVDMAYSVQRFRQAYDAGWPNITDRSQWPEVAKDFKLLPPIGKKRGIGRQRKNRIPSCLERSGKPTRQSICAACGEKGHRKGSRHCGLTGTKKRYVLSQSFVCALILP; this is encoded by the exons ATGGAGCCTCCTCCCTG GATTGATCCTGGAAATGCATTTAGAATAGTGGTTAAGGTTGAAAAGTATAAGGCATGTGCGGAGTCTG CAAAATATATTGGGGATCTAGTCAGTGTGGATGTTGACAGTGAAGATGAGTGGAAGGTTAGAAAAAATGAGCATTTTGAGTCAATGATTAAGCACAGATGGAATGTTGGAGTAGCAAATGTTAGGGTAGAAGTTGTGGACAGATGGAATGAAGGGTACCAGAATGTTAACAGTTGTGCAGGGTCAGTAGGCAATTCTGGAGTAGGGACTTCTGGAGTAACAAATGAAGGTGCAAGTGAATATTGTACATCTCCAGCACAACATGAGCAAGCCCAACCAGACATTGTTGATTGGAGTACACTGACTATACTGCCAGAGACTCAACAAGATGGTGAAGCTTATGTTTTGGCTGATGAGGACAGGGTTTATGAGGCAATGGGCTTCAAagcagcagatgaggcagcagCTCAGGCAGcagcacaagcagcagcagaagatgACCCTGCTATCCCTGACATTCCTCCTGATGTACAAGCAAAGATGCATGAGGCTGGAATTAATGTTGATGACAATGAACCTTCAGAGCCAATACTTGAGTGGGATAGAGACAACCCAGACATGAGGGTGGGCACAATCTACCCTAACATGGTAGATTTCAGATTGGCAGTGAGGCAGCATGCTATAGTCAATGAGTTTGCGCTGGGAACTGAGAAGTCAGACAAAGAAAGATTCAGGGGGCATTGCTTGGCTAAAGGGTGTCCATGGGTTATTAGAGCTAGAACAAAAGCTGATGGTTCTGTCAGG GTCCAAATAAACAATGAGCTTCATAagtgtgcttcaagaagcagagTGCTGGGCAGAATGGCCAATCAAGCATGGGTGGCTGAGAGGGCCATACCTTTGCTCAAGAGGAAGCCTGGAATGGGTGCTGCAGATGTGAAGGAAGCATTGGAGGACAAGTACAAGATTAAGATCAACTACCAGACAGTTTGGTATGGTAGGCAGAGAGCAGCTGACAAATTATTTGGTAAGTGGGATGATTCATTTGATTGGTTGTATAGGTTTAAGGCAGAAGTGGAGTTGAGGCAGCCTGGTAGTGTAGTTGAGATAGATACTGTCAAAGTTGGAGAGAAGCACCATTTCAATAGATTTTTTTGTGCTTTCAGAGGTAGTATAGATGGGTTCTTGTATGGGTGCAGACCTTACATTAGTATAGACTCCACAGCTTTGAATGGGCAGTGGAATGGACATATGCCTGCAGCCTTAGCTTTAGATGGTCATAATTGGATGTTCCCTTTGGCCTTTGGGTTTTTTGATTCAGAGACCAAGGACAATTGGATTTGGTTCATGGAGCAGTTAGGCAAGGCCATTGGGGTACTTCCAAGAATGGCTATTTGTACTGATGCTTGCAAGGGCCTAGAATCTGCTGTCAAGCATGTTTTTCCATGGGCTAAACAGAGGGAATGTTTTAGGCACTTGATGGAAAACATGAAGAAGAAGTTTACAGGAAATGTATATGCTGAAAACATGTGGCCTGCTGCAAGAGCTTACTCAGCTGGAAAGCACAATTATTTTATGAGTAAAGTCTTGGAAGCTAGCCCTGAGGTAGGAAAATGGTTAGAAGAGCACCATAATCTGTTGTGGGCCAGATCCAAGTTCTCTCCAGACATCAAATGTGACTACATCTTGAACAATTTGGCTGAGTCTTGGAATGCATGGATCAAAGAATTCAAGGACCTGCCACTACACTGTCTGGTAGATGCTATCAGAGAGAAAGGTGTGGTCATGtttgaaaggaggaggaggattgggAGAGCTTTAAATGGAGTTATTCTCCCTGCTGTGATTCATCAACTTAATGCTGCCTCAAAGGGGATAGGACACTTAAAGGTCACCAAAGGACTGCCACATCAAGCTGAGGTGACTGAGATATAcaaggatgaggaagtaagaaGACATGTGGTCTATCTCAATGAACAGAGCTGTACATGTAGAGAATGGCAGGTTACTGGTAAGCCTTGCCCCCATGCATTGGCTGTTATAACCACTGTGAGGCAGCCAGATTATGAAAAGTTTGTGGACATGGCATATTCTGTACAAAGATTTAGACAAGCATATGATGCTGGGTGGCCTAACATCACAGATAGGAGTCAATGGCCTGAAGTTGCAAAGGACTTCAAACTATTGCCACCTATAGGGAAGAAGAGAGGCATTGGTAGGCAGAGGAAGAACAGAATTCCCTCTTGCTTGGAGAGGTCAGGTAAGCCTACTAGGCAATCCATATGTGCAGCCTGTGGTGAAAAGGGTCACAGGAAGGGCAGCAGGCACTGTGGGCTCACTGGGACCAAGAAAAGGTATGTACTAAGCCAATCATTTGTTTGTGCTCTAATATTGCCATGA